From Bombus huntii isolate Logan2020A chromosome 4, iyBomHunt1.1, whole genome shotgun sequence, one genomic window encodes:
- the LOC126864580 gene encoding ras GTPase-activating protein raskol isoform X12 — protein MLRWRSRCRGVLGTLLLRPPPGRTDPHGLQKRGYGTVRRDRLYVQVSQQDTSYEKACRRGSAPATPVLGARPLDVTPNRIVNFFSKRSFRSNPLKRTKSVTKLERQKQRGAGLRGCRSHESLLCGQAVTSMDLAAVTPLHPSLLGRPHCFQVTPSTGGPKYFSCRTAHERDQWLHSLRKSVQPDAEQTRRTDNSLQIWLLEAKGVPAKKRYFCEVCLDSTLYARTTAKLKADLCFWGEHFDFHHLPSVNTIQVNLYREADRKKKRDKNVLIGSVSIPVHNVTSRYLTEKWYTVVGDKGPLKEPPALRVKCRFQSVDILPVQIYQEFLEYLKTDYASLCEKLEPVIGVKAKEDIATALVAVMQREKKAPQFLADLVMMDIHRIDDERLTFRGNSLATKAMEAYLKLTGDRYLQETLGAVVRGAVEGGDCEVDPLKVASVAALHKQQQNLRNAVELAWSRILASHAHFPLELRECFRIFRERLADMGREDIADNLISASIFLRFLCPAILSPSLFNITHEYPNEKAARNLTLVAKTLQTLANFTRFQGKENFMEFMNDLLEREAPSMKNFLQLISSPLPKDAPANNSLEFDGYIDLGKQLSLLHALLRESLVTISSFSSSLPPSRLPEILERISIALDQSGPNPVPVSHRYPNLQNNIFRYNDPTIANSNTNLSVSATSTLSNHSTLNGTIRDSNEVLQSNTLSHNSSRSPNVTRAATLPRNAYMPTNGKLQLQITTDDYPLESPAFVSRSPTPIVRQHRPLGSSRTGAGYRLTASASLANVNHCQTHPASPTRSESHSNLKDSNYNITTSQINQSNNCTIMSQQQQQQNHRHNISRLQNLDIHDREDNYNHNNYNVSRSTSRNHCNKEDNVNQMQHQNYNNVSKTTVNANVVVNPSSNLTLSINHQPNNNYTNSKNNTTANGNLDELSDLLRYADDEVSESKSQKGSQISISQLSNVASSGYQSFAAYSQSSSPVDLSSNNANAHILNAAPLAFANPVYHMESNHGRNGRRGSSSSEERDGNGGVEGVRGVDLSPSPPPQNNVRNLQRNNQNQWRQANQTHRNNSEQNQGVCCTKLRRRLSLDSTRDLSDTSEEESCTTRRSKSRSHRSIDQYEVEIERLQSSVDRLRARLGTTEDTDIDGVAPDTKMKSIISRLISVEEELRREQQKMSAALSYKQRVIDAQEQQIAALDAANSRLMTSNTKLLSALSTLKQRYKSSQSSNEAAALLQNIADIGELKSSSC, from the exons ACACGTCCTACGAGAAGGCCTGCCGAAGGGGTAGCGCTCCGGCCACCCCTGTCCTCGGAGCTCGACCCTTGGACGTCACCCCCAACAGAATCGTG AACTTCTTCTCCAAGAGGTCGTTCCGCTCGAATCCGCTGAAGAGGACGAAAAGCGTGACAAAGCTCGAGCGACAGAAGCAACGCGGTGCCGGACTTCGGGGTTGCCGTTCACACGAGTCCCTGCTCTGCGGACAGGCGGTGACCTCGATGGACCTCGCGGCCGTGACACCGCTGCATCCAAGCTTGCTTGGCAGACCTCACTGCTTCCAGGTCACACCCAGCACCGGTGGGCCGAAATATTTCAGTTGCAGGACCGCTCACGAACGGGACCAGTGGTTACACAG CTTGAGGAAATCCGTTCAACCTGACGCGGAGCAGACACGACGAACGGATAATTCCTTGCAGATCTGGTTGCTCGAGGCGAAAGGCGTGCCAGCGAAGAAACGATACTTCTGCGAGGTCTGCCTGGACAGTACTTTGTACGCGAGAACCACCGCGAAACTGAAGGCCGACCTTTGCTTCTGGGGCGAGCACTTTGATTTCCATCATTTGCCTTCCGTCAATACCATACAAGTGAACCTCTACAGGGAAGCTgacagaaagaagaaaagggacAAGAACGTTTTAATCG GTTCCGTGAGTATACCGGTGCACAACGTCACGTCTCGTTATCTAACAGAGAAATGGTACACCGTCGTTGGTGATAAAGGTCCTTTGAAGGAGCCTCCAGCTTTGAGGGTGAAATGTCGTTTCCAATCTGTGGACATACTGCCGGTTCAAATATACCAAGAGTTCCTGGAGTATTTGAAGACAGATTATGCGTCCTTGTGCGAGAAATTGGAGCCAGTGATCGGTGTCAAAGCGAAAGAGGACATCGCCACGGCTTTAGTAGCCGTCATGCAGCGCGAAAAGAAAGCGCCTCAATTTCTCGCCGACTTGGTGATGATGGATATACACAGAATAG ACGACGAGAGGCTCACGTTTCGAGGAAATTCTTTAGCCACGAAGGCGATGGAGGCCTACCTGAAGTTGACGGGTGACAGGTATCTCCAGGAGACCTTGGGGGCTGTCGTAAGAGGAGCGGTGGAGGGTGGCGACTGCGAGGTGGATCCACTGAAGGTCGCCTCGGTGGCAGCCCTTCACAAGCAGCAGCAGAATCTACGGAACGCCGTGGAGCTCGCCTGGAGTAGGATATTGGCTAGCCACGCTCACTTTCCTCTCGAATTACGCGAGTGCTTCCGTATATTCCGCGAACGCTTGGCTGACATGGGCCGTGAGGACATCGCCGACAATCTGATCTCTGCGTCTATATTCCTCAGATTCCTCTGCCCAGCCATTCTGAGCCCGTCCCTCTTCAACATTACTCACG aatatcCAAATGAAAAGGCAGCGAGGAATCTCACTCTCGTGGCGAAAACGCTTCAAACTCTGGCAAACTTCACGAGATTCCAAGGAAAAGAAAACTTCATGGAATTCATGAACGATCTCCTGGAGCGAGAAGCTCCATCCATGAAGAACTTTCTTCAGTTAATCAGT AGCCCTTTGCCAAAGGATGCTCCGGCCAATAACTCGTTGGAATTCGACGGGTATATCGACTTGGGCAAACAACTATCTCTGCTGCATGCGCTTTTACGCGAAAGTTTGGTCACGATATCTTCGTTTTCCTCGTCACTGCCTCCATCGAGACTACCAGAGATCCTCGAGAGGATCTCTATAGCTTTAGATCAGTCGGGTCCAAATCCAGTGCCCGTTTCTCACCGCTATCCAAATTTACAAAACAACATCTTCCGCTATAACGATCCCACGATAGCAAACAGCAATACCAACTTGTCTGTATCAGCAACGTCGACATTGAGCAATCACAGTACGCTAAATGGAACAATCAGAGATAGCAACGAAGTGTTGCAATCGAACACACTAAGCCACAACAGTTCTCGCAGCCCTAACGTAACCAGAGCAGCCACTCTGCCGCGTAATGCATACATGCCGACCAATGGAAAGCTGCAGCTACAAATTACTACGGACGATTATCCGCTGGAGTCGCCAGCTTTTGTGTCACGTTCGCCCACACCCATAGTAAGACAACACAGACCGTTAGGGTCGAGTAGGACGGGCGCGGGATACAGACTGACCGCTAGTGCGAGTCTGGCGAACGTGAATCATTGCCAGACACATCCCGCCAGTCCTACGAGATCAGAGAGTCACAGCAATCTGAAGGATTCCAACTACAACATCACTACGTCGCAGATCAACCAATCGAATAATTGCACAATTATGTCccagcaacaacagcagcagAACCACAGACACAACATATCGCGGTTGCAAAACCTAGACATCCATGACAGAGAAGATAATTATAACCATAATAATTACAACGTCTCGAGATCAACCAGTAGGAACCACTGTAACAAGGAGGATAACGTGAACCAGATGCAGCACCAAAATTATAACAACGTGTCGAAAACTACGGTAAACGCAAACGTCGTAGTGAATCCTTCGTCGAATCTCACTCTATCGATCAACCATCAACCAAACAACAATTACACCAATAGCAAGAACAACACGACTGCCAACGGTAATTTGGACGAGCTGTCCGATCTATTGAGGTACGCCGACGACGAAGTGTCGGAATCAAAATCACAAAAGGGTTCGCAAATATCGATCTCTCAGTTGAGCAACGTTGCTTCGTCCGGTTACCAAAGCTTCGCTGCTTACAGTCAGAGCTCCAGTCCCGTGGATCTCAGCAGCAACAATGCAAACGCACATATACTCAATGCAGCCCCGCTGGCTTTCGCCAATCCTGTTTACCACATGGAATCGAATCACGGAAGAAACGGCAGGAGAGGCAGCAGTAGTTCCGAGGAAAGGGATGGAAACGGAGGAGTGGAGGGTGTGAGAGGCGTTGATCTCAGCCCGTCGCCTCCGCCACAGAATAACGTGAGGAAtctacaaagaaataatcagAACCAATGGAGACAGGCCAACCAGACGCACAGAAATAACTCGGAACAAAACCAGGGTGTCTGTTGCACGAAACTAAGAAGGAGACTATCGCTAGATTCTACGCGAGACCTCTCTGATACCAGCGAAGAGGAGAGCTGCACAACGAGGAGGAGCAAATCTCGCAGTCATCGAAGCATCGATCAG TACGAAGTGGAAATCGAGAGGTTGCAGAGTAGCGTAGATCGACTGAGGGCCCGGTTAGGCACAACCGAGGATACCGATATAGACGGCGTTGCACCGGATACCAAGATGAAGAGCATCATTTCCAG GTTAATCTCCGTGGAGGAGGAGCTACGGCGCGAACAACAGAAGATGTCGGCTGCGTTGTCGTACAAGCAGCGCGTGATCGACGCGCAAGAGCAACAAATAGCTGCTTTGGACGCCGCGAATTCGCGTCTAATGACGTCAAACACAAAACTGTTGTCCGCATTGAGCACCCTGAAGCAACGATACAAGTCGAGCCAGTCGAGCAACGAGGCGGCTGCGTTACTCCAAAACATCGCTGACATTGGCGAGCTGAAGAGCTCGTCCTGTTAA
- the LOC126864580 gene encoding ras GTPase-activating protein raskol isoform X10, with protein sequence MLRWRSRCRGVLGTLLLRPPPGRTDPHGLQKRGYGSELKSLSLPRGFPPELAVKEDDKDTSYEKACRRGSAPATPVLGARPLDVTPNRIVNFFSKRSFRSNPLKRTKSVTKLERQKQRGAGLRGCRSHESLLCGQAVTSMDLAAVTPLHPSLLGRPHCFQVTPSTGGPKYFSCRTAHERDQWLHSLRKSVQPDAEQTRRTDNSLQIWLLEAKGVPAKKRYFCEVCLDSTLYARTTAKLKADLCFWGEHFDFHHLPSVNTIQVNLYREADRKKKRDKNVLIGSVSIPVHNVTSRYLTEKWYTVVGDKGPLKEPPALRVKCRFQSVDILPVQIYQEFLEYLKTDYASLCEKLEPVIGVKAKEDIATALVAVMQREKKAPQFLADLVMMDIHRIDDERLTFRGNSLATKAMEAYLKLTGDRYLQETLGAVVRGAVEGGDCEVDPLKVASVAALHKQQQNLRNAVELAWSRILASHAHFPLELRECFRIFRERLADMGREDIADNLISASIFLRFLCPAILSPSLFNITHEYPNEKAARNLTLVAKTLQTLANFTRFQGKENFMEFMNDLLEREAPSMKNFLQLISSPLPKDAPANNSLEFDGYIDLGKQLSLLHALLRESLVTISSFSSSLPPSRLPEILERISIALDQSGPNPVPVSHRYPNLQNNIFRYNDPTIANSNTNLSVSATSTLSNHSTLNGTIRDSNEVLQSNTLSHNSSRSPNVTRAATLPRNAYMPTNGKLQLQITTDDYPLESPAFVSRSPTPIVRQHRPLGSSRTGAGYRLTASASLANVNHCQTHPASPTRSESHSNLKDSNYNITTSQINQSNNCTIMSQQQQQQNHRHNISRLQNLDIHDREDNYNHNNYNVSRSTSRNHCNKEDNVNQMQHQNYNNVSKTTVNANVVVNPSSNLTLSINHQPNNNYTNSKNNTTANGNLDELSDLLRYADDEVSESKSQKGSQISISQLSNVASSGYQSFAAYSQSSSPVDLSSNNANAHILNAAPLAFANPVYHMESNHGRNGRRGSSSSEERDGNGGVEGVRGVDLSPSPPPQNNVRNLQRNNQNQWRQANQTHRNNSEQNQGVCCTKLRRRLSLDSTRDLSDTSEEESCTTRRSKSRSHRSIDQYEVEIERLQSSVDRLRARLGTTEDTDIDGVAPDTKMKSIISRLISVEEELRREQQKMSAALSYKQRVIDAQEQQIAALDAANSRLMTSNTKLLSALSTLKQRYKSSQSSNEAAALLQNIADIGELKSSSC encoded by the exons ACACGTCCTACGAGAAGGCCTGCCGAAGGGGTAGCGCTCCGGCCACCCCTGTCCTCGGAGCTCGACCCTTGGACGTCACCCCCAACAGAATCGTG AACTTCTTCTCCAAGAGGTCGTTCCGCTCGAATCCGCTGAAGAGGACGAAAAGCGTGACAAAGCTCGAGCGACAGAAGCAACGCGGTGCCGGACTTCGGGGTTGCCGTTCACACGAGTCCCTGCTCTGCGGACAGGCGGTGACCTCGATGGACCTCGCGGCCGTGACACCGCTGCATCCAAGCTTGCTTGGCAGACCTCACTGCTTCCAGGTCACACCCAGCACCGGTGGGCCGAAATATTTCAGTTGCAGGACCGCTCACGAACGGGACCAGTGGTTACACAG CTTGAGGAAATCCGTTCAACCTGACGCGGAGCAGACACGACGAACGGATAATTCCTTGCAGATCTGGTTGCTCGAGGCGAAAGGCGTGCCAGCGAAGAAACGATACTTCTGCGAGGTCTGCCTGGACAGTACTTTGTACGCGAGAACCACCGCGAAACTGAAGGCCGACCTTTGCTTCTGGGGCGAGCACTTTGATTTCCATCATTTGCCTTCCGTCAATACCATACAAGTGAACCTCTACAGGGAAGCTgacagaaagaagaaaagggacAAGAACGTTTTAATCG GTTCCGTGAGTATACCGGTGCACAACGTCACGTCTCGTTATCTAACAGAGAAATGGTACACCGTCGTTGGTGATAAAGGTCCTTTGAAGGAGCCTCCAGCTTTGAGGGTGAAATGTCGTTTCCAATCTGTGGACATACTGCCGGTTCAAATATACCAAGAGTTCCTGGAGTATTTGAAGACAGATTATGCGTCCTTGTGCGAGAAATTGGAGCCAGTGATCGGTGTCAAAGCGAAAGAGGACATCGCCACGGCTTTAGTAGCCGTCATGCAGCGCGAAAAGAAAGCGCCTCAATTTCTCGCCGACTTGGTGATGATGGATATACACAGAATAG ACGACGAGAGGCTCACGTTTCGAGGAAATTCTTTAGCCACGAAGGCGATGGAGGCCTACCTGAAGTTGACGGGTGACAGGTATCTCCAGGAGACCTTGGGGGCTGTCGTAAGAGGAGCGGTGGAGGGTGGCGACTGCGAGGTGGATCCACTGAAGGTCGCCTCGGTGGCAGCCCTTCACAAGCAGCAGCAGAATCTACGGAACGCCGTGGAGCTCGCCTGGAGTAGGATATTGGCTAGCCACGCTCACTTTCCTCTCGAATTACGCGAGTGCTTCCGTATATTCCGCGAACGCTTGGCTGACATGGGCCGTGAGGACATCGCCGACAATCTGATCTCTGCGTCTATATTCCTCAGATTCCTCTGCCCAGCCATTCTGAGCCCGTCCCTCTTCAACATTACTCACG aatatcCAAATGAAAAGGCAGCGAGGAATCTCACTCTCGTGGCGAAAACGCTTCAAACTCTGGCAAACTTCACGAGATTCCAAGGAAAAGAAAACTTCATGGAATTCATGAACGATCTCCTGGAGCGAGAAGCTCCATCCATGAAGAACTTTCTTCAGTTAATCAGT AGCCCTTTGCCAAAGGATGCTCCGGCCAATAACTCGTTGGAATTCGACGGGTATATCGACTTGGGCAAACAACTATCTCTGCTGCATGCGCTTTTACGCGAAAGTTTGGTCACGATATCTTCGTTTTCCTCGTCACTGCCTCCATCGAGACTACCAGAGATCCTCGAGAGGATCTCTATAGCTTTAGATCAGTCGGGTCCAAATCCAGTGCCCGTTTCTCACCGCTATCCAAATTTACAAAACAACATCTTCCGCTATAACGATCCCACGATAGCAAACAGCAATACCAACTTGTCTGTATCAGCAACGTCGACATTGAGCAATCACAGTACGCTAAATGGAACAATCAGAGATAGCAACGAAGTGTTGCAATCGAACACACTAAGCCACAACAGTTCTCGCAGCCCTAACGTAACCAGAGCAGCCACTCTGCCGCGTAATGCATACATGCCGACCAATGGAAAGCTGCAGCTACAAATTACTACGGACGATTATCCGCTGGAGTCGCCAGCTTTTGTGTCACGTTCGCCCACACCCATAGTAAGACAACACAGACCGTTAGGGTCGAGTAGGACGGGCGCGGGATACAGACTGACCGCTAGTGCGAGTCTGGCGAACGTGAATCATTGCCAGACACATCCCGCCAGTCCTACGAGATCAGAGAGTCACAGCAATCTGAAGGATTCCAACTACAACATCACTACGTCGCAGATCAACCAATCGAATAATTGCACAATTATGTCccagcaacaacagcagcagAACCACAGACACAACATATCGCGGTTGCAAAACCTAGACATCCATGACAGAGAAGATAATTATAACCATAATAATTACAACGTCTCGAGATCAACCAGTAGGAACCACTGTAACAAGGAGGATAACGTGAACCAGATGCAGCACCAAAATTATAACAACGTGTCGAAAACTACGGTAAACGCAAACGTCGTAGTGAATCCTTCGTCGAATCTCACTCTATCGATCAACCATCAACCAAACAACAATTACACCAATAGCAAGAACAACACGACTGCCAACGGTAATTTGGACGAGCTGTCCGATCTATTGAGGTACGCCGACGACGAAGTGTCGGAATCAAAATCACAAAAGGGTTCGCAAATATCGATCTCTCAGTTGAGCAACGTTGCTTCGTCCGGTTACCAAAGCTTCGCTGCTTACAGTCAGAGCTCCAGTCCCGTGGATCTCAGCAGCAACAATGCAAACGCACATATACTCAATGCAGCCCCGCTGGCTTTCGCCAATCCTGTTTACCACATGGAATCGAATCACGGAAGAAACGGCAGGAGAGGCAGCAGTAGTTCCGAGGAAAGGGATGGAAACGGAGGAGTGGAGGGTGTGAGAGGCGTTGATCTCAGCCCGTCGCCTCCGCCACAGAATAACGTGAGGAAtctacaaagaaataatcagAACCAATGGAGACAGGCCAACCAGACGCACAGAAATAACTCGGAACAAAACCAGGGTGTCTGTTGCACGAAACTAAGAAGGAGACTATCGCTAGATTCTACGCGAGACCTCTCTGATACCAGCGAAGAGGAGAGCTGCACAACGAGGAGGAGCAAATCTCGCAGTCATCGAAGCATCGATCAG TACGAAGTGGAAATCGAGAGGTTGCAGAGTAGCGTAGATCGACTGAGGGCCCGGTTAGGCACAACCGAGGATACCGATATAGACGGCGTTGCACCGGATACCAAGATGAAGAGCATCATTTCCAG GTTAATCTCCGTGGAGGAGGAGCTACGGCGCGAACAACAGAAGATGTCGGCTGCGTTGTCGTACAAGCAGCGCGTGATCGACGCGCAAGAGCAACAAATAGCTGCTTTGGACGCCGCGAATTCGCGTCTAATGACGTCAAACACAAAACTGTTGTCCGCATTGAGCACCCTGAAGCAACGATACAAGTCGAGCCAGTCGAGCAACGAGGCGGCTGCGTTACTCCAAAACATCGCTGACATTGGCGAGCTGAAGAGCTCGTCCTGTTAA
- the LOC126864580 gene encoding ras GTPase-activating protein raskol isoform X9 encodes MFAMSRKKVWNSIVRRKRRNHLDLSGKEESDAGSVSLLLRRVSTLPRRGLQQRHTLDPELSSLSEHDSNRLIVERELKSLSLPRGFPPELAVKEDDKDTSYEKACRRGSAPATPVLGARPLDVTPNRIVNFFSKRSFRSNPLKRTKSVTKLERQKQRGAGLRGCRSHESLLCGQAVTSMDLAAVTPLHPSLLGRPHCFQVTPSTGGPKYFSCRTAHERDQWLHSLRKSVQPDAEQTRRTDNSLQIWLLEAKGVPAKKRYFCEVCLDSTLYARTTAKLKADLCFWGEHFDFHHLPSVNTIQVNLYREADRKKKRDKNVLIGSVSIPVHNVTSRYLTEKWYTVVGDKGPLKEPPALRVKCRFQSVDILPVQIYQEFLEYLKTDYASLCEKLEPVIGVKAKEDIATALVAVMQREKKAPQFLADLVMMDIHRIDDERLTFRGNSLATKAMEAYLKLTGDRYLQETLGAVVRGAVEGGDCEVDPLKVASVAALHKQQQNLRNAVELAWSRILASHAHFPLELRECFRIFRERLADMGREDIADNLISASIFLRFLCPAILSPSLFNITHEYPNEKAARNLTLVAKTLQTLANFTRFQGKENFMEFMNDLLEREAPSMKNFLQLISSPLPKDAPANNSLEFDGYIDLGKQLSLLHALLRESLVTISSFSSSLPPSRLPEILERISIALDQSGPNPVPVSHRYPNLQNNIFRYNDPTIANSNTNLSVSATSTLSNHSTLNGTIRDSNEVLQSNTLSHNSSRSPNVTRAATLPRNAYMPTNGKLQLQITTDDYPLESPAFVSRSPTPIVRQHRPLGSSRTGAGYRLTASASLANVNHCQTHPASPTRSESHSNLKDSNYNITTSQINQSNNCTIMSQQQQQQNHRHNISRLQNLDIHDREDNYNHNNYNVSRSTSRNHCNKEDNVNQMQHQNYNNVSKTTVNANVVVNPSSNLTLSINHQPNNNYTNSKNNTTANGNLDELSDLLRYADDEVSESKSQKGSQISISQLSNVASSGYQSFAAYSQSSSPVDLSSNNANAHILNAAPLAFANPVYHMESNHGRNGRRGSSSSEERDGNGGVEGVRGVDLSPSPPPQNNVRNLQRNNQNQWRQANQTHRNNSEQNQGVCCTKLRRRLSLDSTRDLSDTSEEESCTTRRSKSRSHRSIDQYEVEIERLQSSVDRLRARLGTTEDTDIDGVAPDTKMKSIISRLISVEEELRREQQKMSAALSYKQRVIDAQEQQIAALDAANSRLMTSNTKLLSALSTLKQRYKSSQSSNEAAALLQNIADIGELKSSSC; translated from the exons ACACGTCCTACGAGAAGGCCTGCCGAAGGGGTAGCGCTCCGGCCACCCCTGTCCTCGGAGCTCGACCCTTGGACGTCACCCCCAACAGAATCGTG AACTTCTTCTCCAAGAGGTCGTTCCGCTCGAATCCGCTGAAGAGGACGAAAAGCGTGACAAAGCTCGAGCGACAGAAGCAACGCGGTGCCGGACTTCGGGGTTGCCGTTCACACGAGTCCCTGCTCTGCGGACAGGCGGTGACCTCGATGGACCTCGCGGCCGTGACACCGCTGCATCCAAGCTTGCTTGGCAGACCTCACTGCTTCCAGGTCACACCCAGCACCGGTGGGCCGAAATATTTCAGTTGCAGGACCGCTCACGAACGGGACCAGTGGTTACACAG CTTGAGGAAATCCGTTCAACCTGACGCGGAGCAGACACGACGAACGGATAATTCCTTGCAGATCTGGTTGCTCGAGGCGAAAGGCGTGCCAGCGAAGAAACGATACTTCTGCGAGGTCTGCCTGGACAGTACTTTGTACGCGAGAACCACCGCGAAACTGAAGGCCGACCTTTGCTTCTGGGGCGAGCACTTTGATTTCCATCATTTGCCTTCCGTCAATACCATACAAGTGAACCTCTACAGGGAAGCTgacagaaagaagaaaagggacAAGAACGTTTTAATCG GTTCCGTGAGTATACCGGTGCACAACGTCACGTCTCGTTATCTAACAGAGAAATGGTACACCGTCGTTGGTGATAAAGGTCCTTTGAAGGAGCCTCCAGCTTTGAGGGTGAAATGTCGTTTCCAATCTGTGGACATACTGCCGGTTCAAATATACCAAGAGTTCCTGGAGTATTTGAAGACAGATTATGCGTCCTTGTGCGAGAAATTGGAGCCAGTGATCGGTGTCAAAGCGAAAGAGGACATCGCCACGGCTTTAGTAGCCGTCATGCAGCGCGAAAAGAAAGCGCCTCAATTTCTCGCCGACTTGGTGATGATGGATATACACAGAATAG ACGACGAGAGGCTCACGTTTCGAGGAAATTCTTTAGCCACGAAGGCGATGGAGGCCTACCTGAAGTTGACGGGTGACAGGTATCTCCAGGAGACCTTGGGGGCTGTCGTAAGAGGAGCGGTGGAGGGTGGCGACTGCGAGGTGGATCCACTGAAGGTCGCCTCGGTGGCAGCCCTTCACAAGCAGCAGCAGAATCTACGGAACGCCGTGGAGCTCGCCTGGAGTAGGATATTGGCTAGCCACGCTCACTTTCCTCTCGAATTACGCGAGTGCTTCCGTATATTCCGCGAACGCTTGGCTGACATGGGCCGTGAGGACATCGCCGACAATCTGATCTCTGCGTCTATATTCCTCAGATTCCTCTGCCCAGCCATTCTGAGCCCGTCCCTCTTCAACATTACTCACG aatatcCAAATGAAAAGGCAGCGAGGAATCTCACTCTCGTGGCGAAAACGCTTCAAACTCTGGCAAACTTCACGAGATTCCAAGGAAAAGAAAACTTCATGGAATTCATGAACGATCTCCTGGAGCGAGAAGCTCCATCCATGAAGAACTTTCTTCAGTTAATCAGT AGCCCTTTGCCAAAGGATGCTCCGGCCAATAACTCGTTGGAATTCGACGGGTATATCGACTTGGGCAAACAACTATCTCTGCTGCATGCGCTTTTACGCGAAAGTTTGGTCACGATATCTTCGTTTTCCTCGTCACTGCCTCCATCGAGACTACCAGAGATCCTCGAGAGGATCTCTATAGCTTTAGATCAGTCGGGTCCAAATCCAGTGCCCGTTTCTCACCGCTATCCAAATTTACAAAACAACATCTTCCGCTATAACGATCCCACGATAGCAAACAGCAATACCAACTTGTCTGTATCAGCAACGTCGACATTGAGCAATCACAGTACGCTAAATGGAACAATCAGAGATAGCAACGAAGTGTTGCAATCGAACACACTAAGCCACAACAGTTCTCGCAGCCCTAACGTAACCAGAGCAGCCACTCTGCCGCGTAATGCATACATGCCGACCAATGGAAAGCTGCAGCTACAAATTACTACGGACGATTATCCGCTGGAGTCGCCAGCTTTTGTGTCACGTTCGCCCACACCCATAGTAAGACAACACAGACCGTTAGGGTCGAGTAGGACGGGCGCGGGATACAGACTGACCGCTAGTGCGAGTCTGGCGAACGTGAATCATTGCCAGACACATCCCGCCAGTCCTACGAGATCAGAGAGTCACAGCAATCTGAAGGATTCCAACTACAACATCACTACGTCGCAGATCAACCAATCGAATAATTGCACAATTATGTCccagcaacaacagcagcagAACCACAGACACAACATATCGCGGTTGCAAAACCTAGACATCCATGACAGAGAAGATAATTATAACCATAATAATTACAACGTCTCGAGATCAACCAGTAGGAACCACTGTAACAAGGAGGATAACGTGAACCAGATGCAGCACCAAAATTATAACAACGTGTCGAAAACTACGGTAAACGCAAACGTCGTAGTGAATCCTTCGTCGAATCTCACTCTATCGATCAACCATCAACCAAACAACAATTACACCAATAGCAAGAACAACACGACTGCCAACGGTAATTTGGACGAGCTGTCCGATCTATTGAGGTACGCCGACGACGAAGTGTCGGAATCAAAATCACAAAAGGGTTCGCAAATATCGATCTCTCAGTTGAGCAACGTTGCTTCGTCCGGTTACCAAAGCTTCGCTGCTTACAGTCAGAGCTCCAGTCCCGTGGATCTCAGCAGCAACAATGCAAACGCACATATACTCAATGCAGCCCCGCTGGCTTTCGCCAATCCTGTTTACCACATGGAATCGAATCACGGAAGAAACGGCAGGAGAGGCAGCAGTAGTTCCGAGGAAAGGGATGGAAACGGAGGAGTGGAGGGTGTGAGAGGCGTTGATCTCAGCCCGTCGCCTCCGCCACAGAATAACGTGAGGAAtctacaaagaaataatcagAACCAATGGAGACAGGCCAACCAGACGCACAGAAATAACTCGGAACAAAACCAGGGTGTCTGTTGCACGAAACTAAGAAGGAGACTATCGCTAGATTCTACGCGAGACCTCTCTGATACCAGCGAAGAGGAGAGCTGCACAACGAGGAGGAGCAAATCTCGCAGTCATCGAAGCATCGATCAG TACGAAGTGGAAATCGAGAGGTTGCAGAGTAGCGTAGATCGACTGAGGGCCCGGTTAGGCACAACCGAGGATACCGATATAGACGGCGTTGCACCGGATACCAAGATGAAGAGCATCATTTCCAG GTTAATCTCCGTGGAGGAGGAGCTACGGCGCGAACAACAGAAGATGTCGGCTGCGTTGTCGTACAAGCAGCGCGTGATCGACGCGCAAGAGCAACAAATAGCTGCTTTGGACGCCGCGAATTCGCGTCTAATGACGTCAAACACAAAACTGTTGTCCGCATTGAGCACCCTGAAGCAACGATACAAGTCGAGCCAGTCGAGCAACGAGGCGGCTGCGTTACTCCAAAACATCGCTGACATTGGCGAGCTGAAGAGCTCGTCCTGTTAA